The following proteins are encoded in a genomic region of Gimesia algae:
- a CDS encoding HD domain-containing protein, with product MVRDFISESLVHDPIHGYIPFTSKTGIPDEENSEQQIIDHPWVQRLRHIHQLQTAWWVFPSAEHMRFQHVLGAMHLASVAIHAWYDSLNSACRNVPSLPYVESLVRLAALLHDVGHGPFGHFFDDHYLDQYGLTHEDIGSHIIEHELGDLIRGIRRNPSGRLNPLEELDPKQVGWLIRRPSGDQQSEEGNPDWLCKLRAMFSGIYTVDNMDFVLRDAYMSGYNSRAVDVSRLIHYSFFTAEGLTIHGRGLQALVNFIETRANLFRTIYYHRTVRALDLALEEIFPETMQRLFHGNPLEHLDDYLGFTESSFLVDVGRFKQSSDPAVQDLGERWQGILSRNVEWKMACERSLNFHSGTAVHTSIFSEPDLVEKRVRAKLPAKLKQIPLRIDVARHYHRPSGRLPAGGQNFLLDQGTDKTQELHDDELFRALPVSFLIFRIYTRDHLHDFELTNALNAALGEVSDSKTNM from the coding sequence ATGGTACGCGATTTTATTTCCGAAAGTTTGGTTCATGATCCGATTCATGGGTATATTCCCTTTACATCAAAAACGGGAATTCCCGATGAAGAAAACTCAGAACAGCAGATCATCGATCATCCCTGGGTTCAGCGTTTAAGGCACATACATCAGTTGCAGACAGCCTGGTGGGTTTTCCCGTCTGCAGAACATATGCGGTTTCAGCACGTGCTGGGGGCAATGCATCTGGCATCGGTCGCCATCCATGCCTGGTATGATTCACTCAACAGCGCCTGTCGCAATGTTCCGTCTCTGCCTTACGTGGAGAGCCTGGTACGTCTGGCCGCGTTGTTACATGATGTCGGCCATGGACCGTTCGGTCATTTTTTTGATGATCATTATCTGGATCAATATGGTTTGACCCATGAAGATATCGGGTCTCATATTATCGAGCATGAACTGGGAGACCTGATCCGCGGGATTCGCAGAAATCCCAGCGGTCGGTTAAACCCCTTGGAAGAACTGGACCCTAAACAGGTAGGTTGGCTGATCCGCCGCCCCTCTGGTGATCAGCAGAGTGAAGAAGGAAACCCGGACTGGCTTTGCAAGCTGCGTGCCATGTTCAGCGGGATTTATACTGTGGACAATATGGATTTTGTCCTGCGTGATGCATATATGTCAGGTTACAATAGTCGCGCCGTCGATGTGTCCCGGTTGATACACTACAGCTTTTTTACAGCCGAAGGTTTAACGATTCACGGACGCGGCTTACAGGCCCTCGTGAATTTTATTGAGACCCGGGCCAACCTGTTTCGCACAATTTATTATCACCGTACGGTCCGCGCACTCGATTTAGCTTTAGAAGAGATCTTTCCGGAAACGATGCAACGTCTGTTTCATGGGAATCCTCTGGAGCATCTCGACGATTATCTGGGGTTCACGGAATCCTCGTTTCTGGTTGACGTAGGACGTTTTAAGCAGAGTTCAGACCCGGCGGTTCAAGATCTGGGAGAACGCTGGCAGGGAATCCTTTCACGGAATGTTGAATGGAAAATGGCCTGTGAACGTTCGCTCAATTTTCATTCAGGTACCGCTGTCCACACTTCGATTTTTTCGGAACCGGATCTCGTGGAGAAGCGGGTCCGAGCGAAACTGCCCGCCAAATTAAAACAGATTCCGCTACGTATCGACGTTGCCAGGCACTATCACCGTCCCAGTGGTCGACTGCCCGCGGGGGGCCAGAACTTCCTGCTGGATCAGGGGACTGACAAGACACAGGAACTGCACGATGATGAGTTGTTTCGCGCACTCCCCGTCAGTTTTCTGATATTCCGTATTTATACCCGTGACCATCTGCACGATTTTGAGCTGACCAATGCACTCAATGCTGCGCTGGGTGAAGTCTCTGATTCAAAAACGAACATGTAG